One part of the Plodia interpunctella isolate USDA-ARS_2022_Savannah chromosome 28, ilPloInte3.2, whole genome shotgun sequence genome encodes these proteins:
- the LOC135309690 gene encoding RING finger protein 44-like, producing MMKKKFTLERTPPPHSHMNHAGPHHHHHMDTNPLEGPMESVVSSAGSSDDGLSSKAGDSPSRKRRRISRHLSSGESDISVSAPAVERRPPRHHYPPPRRVRYGSGGVWREQPRPPVLLDINPMSLRGGVWSHAPPHAPHRDYPSRSQMSLRGARLSQSCAMYPPHPQHRDHPSRNQMRLSPLSGAGVYSHHHPQHPPHRDSRNQMGGMYAGIQYHGSFAPPPRAPFASPPHPHHTHYLANSQRAEGGRLQLLGNGDGGLSPLQPAPELHHAPLLLATEPRGAPLDLMSHHARHHALSYRHRRNGGGVGVGVGPHVVGSPSQPYVRHATRWPHHPLHHIHPQGGGGLVVPPQLQAQLHVASPLSLPAPPTYQVFLNLLAMFPLSPYAEARGVSVVSSDDSPDSPETENYEALLSLAERLGEAKPRGLARAEIDQLPSYKFSPQTHQGEQTSCVVCMCEFEARQTLRLLPCAHEFHAKCVDKWLRSNRTCPICRGNASEYFSNSE from the coding sequence ATGATGAAGAAGAAATTTACGTTAGAGCGTACGCCGCCTCCGCATTCGCATATGAACCATGCGGGACCTCACCACCATCACCACATGGACACGAATCCACTAGAAGGTCCAATGGAGTCCGTGGTCAGCAGTGCAGGATCATCGGACGACGGACTGTCTTCCAAAGCTGGGGACAGCCCTAGCAGGAAACGGAGAAGGATCTCCAGGCATTTGTCTTCCGGAGAGAGCGACATATCAGTGTCTGCGCCGGCGGTGGAGCGCCGGCCGCCGCGGCACCACTAcccgccgccgcgccgcgtGCGCTACGGCTCGGGCGGCGTGTGGCGCGAACAGCCGCGGCCGCCCGTGCTGCTGGACATCAACCCCATGTCGCTGCGCGGCGGCGTGTGGTCGCACGCGCCGCCGCACGCGCCGCACCGCGACTACCCCTCCCGTAGTCAGATGTCGCTGCGCGGCGCGCGCCTGTCGCAGTCGTGCGCCATGTACCCCCCCCACCCGCAGCACCGGGACCACCCCTCCAGGAACCAGATGCGGCTGTCGCCGTTGTCGGGTGCGGGCGTGTACTCGCACCACCACCCGCAGCACCCGCCGCACCGCGACTCCAGGAACCAGATGGGCGGTATGTACGCCGGCATCCAGTACCACGGCAGCTTCGCGCCGCCGCCACGGGCGCCGTTCGCTTCCCCGCCCCACCCTCATCACACACACTACCTCGCCAACTCGCAGCGGGCGGAAGGCGGTCGGCTGCAGCTACTGGGAAACGGTGACGGGGGACTGTCTCCCTTGCAGCCCGCACCGGAGCTGCATCACGCTCCTCTGCTGCTGGCCACAGAGCCGCGGGGCGCCCCGCTGGACCTCATGTCGCATCACGCTCGGCATCACGCGCTGTCGTATCGCCATCGGCGCAACGGGGGCGGCGTGGGCGTGGGCGTGGGCCCGCACGTGGTGGGTTCGCCCAGCCAGCCGTACGTGCGGCACGCCACCCGCTGGCCGCACCACCCGCTGCATCACATCCACCCGCAAGGCGGCGGCGGACTGGTGGTGCCCCCTCAGCTCCAAGCGCAGCTGCATGTGGCCTCACCGCTGTCGCTTCCCGCGCCGCCCACATATCAGGTGTTCTTAAACCTCCTGGCCATGTTCCCGCTGTCCCCTTACGCGGAGGCCAGGGGTGTATCGGTTGTATCTAGCGACGACTCGCCAGACTCTCCGGAGACTGAGAACTACGAGGCGCTGTTGTCGCTCGCGGAGCGCCTGGGCGAGGCCAAGCCGAGAGGACTGGCTCGAGCGGAGATCGACCAGCTGCCCAGCTACAAGTTCAGCCCGCAGACGCACCAGGGCGAACAGACGTCATGCGTGGTGTGTATGTGCGAGTTCGAGGCGCGGCAAACGCTGCGCCTGCTGCCTTGCGCCCACGAGTTCCACGCCAAGTGTGTGGACAAGTGGCTGAGGTCCAACCGAACATGTCCCATTTGCCGCGGCAACGCTTCAGAATACTTCAGCAATTCGGAGTGA